From Nicotiana tabacum cultivar K326 chromosome 15, ASM71507v2, whole genome shotgun sequence, the proteins below share one genomic window:
- the LOC142169629 gene encoding uncharacterized protein LOC142169629, whose protein sequence is MVAPPNFEEGQSTYRPPRFNGQYYGWWKTRMHDFIMAEDSELWDVIYDGPFVPMKTIGEQTVTVPKFRKEYSDANHKAIEKNFRAKKILVCGIGPDEYNRISACQSVKEIWEALQTAHEGTTQVKHSMIDMLTTKYELFRMKDDESIQDMHTLFTSIINELHSLGEIIPRNKLVRKILSVLPGSWESKVNAITEAKGSVKADH, encoded by the coding sequence atggttgctccaccaaacttcgaaGAAGGTCAATCCACCTacagaccaccaagattcaatggCCAATACTACggatggtggaagacaaggatgcatgattttatcatggctgaagattcagaGCTCTGGGATGTTATCTATGATGGTCCCTTCGTTCCTATGAAAACCATTGGGGAACAAACAGTGACTGTTCCCAAGTTTAGGAAGGAATACAGTGATGCTAACCACAAGGCTATAGAAAAGAACTTTcgagcaaagaaaatccttgttTGTGGCATTGGGCCAGATGAATACAATAGGATTTCTGCCTGTCAATCTGTGAAGGAGATCTGGGAAGCTCTCCAAACAGCACACGAAGGGACAACTCAAGTCAAGCATTCGATGATTGATATGCTAACCACAAAGtatgagctcttcaggatgaaggatgatgagtccattCAGGACATGCACACTCTCTTCACCTCTATCATTAATGAGCTTCACTCTCTGGGAGAAATCATTCCCAGGAACAAACTTGTCAGGAAAATACTTAGTGTATTACCTGGTTCCTGGGAAAGCAAAGTAAATGCTATCACAGAGGCAAAAGGATCTGTAAAAGctgaccattga